In one window of Bemisia tabaci chromosome 4, PGI_BMITA_v3 DNA:
- the Neurochondrin gene encoding neurochondrin homolog produces MAAIPDSVKKCAAILTAAKNDTEKLAALFMVTKLVKGDCSSAAKKLLFEAIGFTFLKRLLISESVPDDCPAHIYKSVALSVLSAFCSEPELATHPDFLSNVSVFLEIVSQIEDEAEDENLILITEAYECLQNIAAHDAGQKALFDVGAVAKMSEIYSQLSFQTDAALSILVSIVNRFGPAAWGGNTKAFHALVTKIAFDFETDHSERKFELCGVLHALLWNCPESESLAETEELWPGSIYKGLKDILTSKIGKAQRDPALKLASVMVNLLGAEWTIVDPEKPRQFFLLLVQLSSIEVRMQLEDRKMEQVMKDVDLVTSCFLILEVSVAFVAADAIDLEQKEKQQLYTALKGAFSAVVGLLAKISKDTANFSKGSVDNKQKVFVCAMVRVLSAWLAQETSAMRNQVYELLPFMLALANETFYAYRERYLLEKKHADAKTELLEDPDPLSKVDVLRLMLPALCHLTVEDKSRQIMLSLKQEEVLYESFTFHWSIAHYKKPLLPKSERLKARPVDPVLPPKLLEDMKDSRAALISMCNIFMNFTVLEAKTVEESTLFSSLMRFILDNLPELKNSAENLVLHAHLAVLGLLLLKQQSKRVKKNDFTICRYIQSTIRFLWDAYNVDESNDSATLVVAMAYKKHWIELMELWFLGMQTMSAVIAEVPWISDFCLDSGWAQGIIDTLRKVKVGSLPPNIKSAYEDFLCRLIDANQSVASELKKHDALSVCRTHRFMELGKKLFGD; encoded by the coding sequence ATGGCTGCCATTCCAGACTCTGTGAAAAAGTGTGCTGCAATCCTTACTGCAGCAAAAAATGATACAGAAAAACTCGCTGCACTGTTCATGGTTACCAAACTTGTGAAAGGGGACTGTAGTAGTGCTGCTAAAAAACTTCTCTTTGAGGCCATTggttttacttttctgaaaaggCTTCTAATTTCTGAATCTGTGCCAGATGACTGTCCCGCCCATATTTACAAATCGGTCGCATTATCTGTCTTATCAGCATTTTGCTCTGAGCCAGAACTAGCCACACATCCGGATTTTCTGTCCAACGTGTCAGTGTTTCTAGAAATTGTGAGCCAAATCGAGGATGAAGCAGAAGATGAAAATCTAATATTGATCACTGAGGCCTACGAGTGTCTTCAGAATATCGCAGCACATGATGCTGGTCAAAAAGCTCTCTTTGATGTCGGAGCAGTTGCAAAAATGTCAGAAATATACTCTCAGCTCTCTTTCCAAACAGACGCTGCTCTTAGCATCTTAGTGTCTATTGTTAATCGCTTTGGACCAGCAGCCTGGGGTGGTAATACTAAGGCTTTTCATGCTCTAGTTACAAAAATTGCCTTCGATTTTGAGACAGACCACtcagaaagaaaatttgaattgtgtGGGGTCTTGCACGCATTATTGTGGAATTGCCCCGAGTCAGAATCTCTTGCAGAAACTGAAGAGTTATGGCCTGGCAGTATCTACAAAGGATTGAAAGATATTCTAACAAGCAAGATCGGTAAAGCACAACGAGATCCTGCCCTCAAACTTGCTTCAGTCATGGTCAATCTGCTGGGTGCCGAATGGACAATCGTTGACCCAGAGAAGCCAAGGCAATTCTTTTTGCTTTTGGTTCAACTTTCATCAATTGAAGTCCGAATGCAACTTGAAGATCGAAAAATGGAGCAAGTTATGAAAGATGTAGACTTAGTAACTTCTTGTTTTCTTATCTTAGAAGTGTCTGTAGCCTTTGTCGCAGCAGATGCAATCGACTTggagcaaaaagaaaaacagcAGCTCTACACTGCATTAAAGGGAGCATTTTCAGCTGTTGTTGGACTCTTAGCAAAGATATCGAAAGATACAGCAAACTTCTCAAAAGGCTCTGTAGATAATAAACAAAAAGTCTTTGTCTGCGCAATGGTCCGTGTACTGTCTGCATGGCTTGCACAAGAAACCTCTGCTATGCGGAACCAAGTTTACGAGTTGTTGCCGTTTATGCTTGCTCTTGCTAATGAAACGTTCTATGCTTACCGAGAGAGGTATCTTTTGGAGAAAAAACATGCAGATGCCAAAACTGAGCTACTGGAGGACCCTGACCCATTAAGTAAAGTTGATGTTCTAAGGCTCATGCTACCCGCTCTCTGTCATCTAACCGTGGAAGACAAGAGCCGTCAGATAATGTTGTCTTTGAAGCAAGAAGAAGTTCTCTATGAAAGTTTCACGTTTCACTGGTCTATTGCTCACTACAAAAAGCCATTGTTGCCCAAGTCGGAGCGTTTAAAAGCTAGGCCTGTCGACCCAGTGCTTCCGCCAAAACTTCTAGAGGACATGAAAGACTCTCGAGCAGCACTCATCTCCATGTGTAACATCTTCATGAATTTCACAGTACTTGAAGCGAAAACAGTGGAAGAATCGACTTTGTTTTCTTCACTTATGCGATTCATCCTGGACAACCTTCCAGAGCTAAAGAATTCAGCAGAAAACTTGGTTTTACATGCCCACCTGGCTGTGTTAGGTTTGCTGTTACTGAAACAACAGTCAAAGCGGGTGAAAAAGAACGATTTTACAATTTGCCGCTACATCCAATCAACTATTCGATTTTTGTGGGATGCCTATAATGTGGATGAGTCAAATGACTCCGCTACCCTGGTTGTAGCTATGGCATACAAAAAACACTGGATCGAACTGATGGAATTGTGGTTTTTAGGCATGCAAACCATGTCTGCAGTGATCGCTGAAGTGCCTTGGATCTCAGACTTTTGTCTAGACAGCGGCTGGGCACAAGGTATAATTGACACGCTCCGAAAAGTGAAAGTCGGGTCACTGCCTCCAAATATTAAGTCTGCGTACGAAGATTTCTTGTGTAGGTTGATAGATGCAAACCAGAGCGTTGCGTCTGAATTAAAAAAACATGATGCCTTGAGTGTGTGCCGCACACATCGATTTATGGAGTTAGGGAAAAAATTGTTCGGGGATTAA